A section of the Deinococcus misasensis DSM 22328 genome encodes:
- a CDS encoding metalloregulator ArsR/SmtB family transcription factor, translating into MSLSPEQVLELCKALGDANRLRIVGLLTHQPLSVEKLAEHLHIGVSTTSHHLSKLARAGVVHASAQGHYSIYSLKPEVLQALGQVFGQPELRSALSEVEATGDKFASKVMQVFTDSEGRIKAFPTQQKKMRVLLEHVLQAFEPEGKFTEKEVNARLERFHADTATLRRFLIEENLMQREGGGGLYWRVSAG; encoded by the coding sequence ATGTCCCTTTCTCCCGAGCAGGTTCTGGAACTGTGCAAGGCCCTTGGTGACGCCAACCGCCTGCGCATTGTGGGCCTGCTGACCCATCAACCCCTGTCTGTTGAGAAACTCGCTGAACATTTGCACATCGGGGTTTCGACCACCTCCCACCACCTGAGCAAACTGGCCCGAGCTGGGGTGGTCCATGCCTCAGCACAGGGTCATTACAGCATTTACAGCCTCAAACCAGAGGTGCTGCAAGCTCTGGGACAGGTGTTTGGACAACCCGAGTTGCGCTCTGCTCTTTCAGAAGTGGAGGCCACTGGAGACAAGTTTGCCTCCAAGGTGATGCAGGTGTTCACCGATTCAGAGGGGCGCATCAAGGCTTTTCCCACCCAGCAGAAGAAAATGCGGGTGCTCTTGGAACATGTGCTGCAGGCTTTTGAACCCGAAGGGAAATTCACCGAGAAAGAAGTGAATGCCCGTTTGGAGCGTTTTCATGCCGACACCGCCACTTTGCGACGTTTTCTGATCGAAGAAAACCTCATGCAGCGTGAAGGGGGCGGGGGTCTGTACTGGCGGGTTTCAGCAGGGTAA
- the hemW gene encoding radical SAM family heme chaperone HemW, whose product MLKDPLPNLQNVQGVRHLYLHVPFCPTICPYCDFHVLTRSSGMVERYLQRIREEEAFLASRYPVDLKTVYFGGGTPSFLRDHEMTDLVEGIQSHFGWGSEENTLEVNPGTVTRGRAQLWKDLGFDRASVGVQSLNDQTLKFLGRQHNAQQAREAIQTLLEVGFRVSGDLITAVPDQDLDQDIRGLAELGIDHISAYTLTIEEGTEFYRRGVQVSEEDEQKGFERTAELLSALGFERYEISNYAKPGAHSRHNLAYWTNQHYLGLGPGASGHYPTAASGLLSERITNPRLHDWLQTPFENRIKEDIAPPDFVTDALFMGLRLKAGVDLNTLSDRSGLNVQQRYALPLEKHLKKGLLVLEDGVLRTTDQGKWVLNQVIADFLEIDT is encoded by the coding sequence ATGCTGAAAGACCCCCTCCCCAACCTTCAAAACGTCCAGGGTGTTCGGCACCTTTATTTGCATGTGCCTTTCTGCCCGACCATTTGCCCCTACTGCGATTTCCATGTGCTGACCCGCAGTTCGGGCATGGTAGAGCGTTACCTGCAGCGCATCCGTGAAGAAGAGGCTTTTCTGGCCTCGCGTTACCCGGTGGACCTGAAAACCGTTTACTTCGGAGGGGGAACCCCTTCTTTCTTGCGGGACCATGAAATGACCGATCTGGTGGAGGGCATCCAGAGCCATTTCGGCTGGGGCAGCGAAGAAAACACCCTTGAAGTCAATCCCGGCACAGTGACCCGTGGGCGGGCTCAACTCTGGAAAGACCTCGGTTTTGATCGGGCCAGTGTGGGCGTCCAGAGCCTGAACGACCAGACCCTCAAATTTCTGGGCCGTCAACACAATGCGCAGCAGGCCAGAGAGGCCATCCAGACTTTGCTGGAGGTGGGATTCCGGGTTTCTGGAGACCTGATCACTGCAGTTCCCGATCAGGATCTGGATCAGGACATCCGGGGACTGGCCGAACTGGGCATCGACCACATTTCGGCGTACACCCTGACCATCGAGGAGGGCACCGAATTTTACCGCCGTGGGGTGCAGGTTTCCGAAGAAGACGAACAAAAAGGGTTCGAACGCACCGCAGAACTGCTGTCTGCTCTGGGCTTTGAGCGCTACGAAATCAGCAATTACGCAAAGCCCGGAGCCCATTCCAGACACAACCTCGCTTACTGGACCAACCAGCATTATCTGGGCCTCGGGCCAGGCGCTTCCGGGCATTATCCCACTGCCGCTTCCGGTTTGCTGTCAGAGCGCATCACCAACCCAAGGCTCCATGACTGGCTGCAAACCCCTTTTGAAAACCGCATCAAAGAAGACATCGCCCCGCCAGATTTCGTGACGGACGCCCTGTTCATGGGACTTCGTCTGAAGGCCGGCGTGGACCTGAACACCCTGTCTGACCGCAGTGGCCTGAACGTGCAGCAAAGGTATGCCCTTCCTCTGGAAAAACACCTGAAGAAAGGCTTGCTGGTGCTGGAAGATGGGGTCCTGAGAACCACCGATCAGGGCAAATGGGTGCTCAATCAGGTGATTGCAGATTTTCTGGAAATCGACACCTGA
- a CDS encoding gamma-glutamyl-gamma-aminobutyrate hydrolase family protein, whose amino-acid sequence MSTPRVGITTSQLIDPALKRLFNGTSRLYAQGVLEAGGAPVLLPNLVDAAEQYVQQLDALLFSGGVDLHPSFYQEDPVLGLGEIDDERDAFEVVLYHAARKAGLPILGICRGMQIINVFEGGSLYQHLPNHPEFWGDHAQKALPPNLAHEVILEPDTRLAQYHPELRIRVNSYHHQGVKALAPTLQVAATSTDGLVEAYQGDGIFAVQWHPELTFQKHPHHLAPFQVLMEMLKVQV is encoded by the coding sequence ATGAGCACTCCTCGCGTGGGTATCACCACCTCCCAGTTGATCGATCCTGCCCTCAAACGCCTGTTCAATGGCACGTCCCGCCTGTATGCGCAGGGGGTGCTGGAGGCCGGAGGGGCTCCGGTCCTGCTTCCCAACCTTGTGGACGCAGCAGAGCAATACGTGCAGCAACTGGACGCCCTTTTGTTCAGCGGTGGCGTGGATTTGCACCCGTCTTTTTATCAGGAAGATCCGGTGCTGGGCCTCGGGGAAATTGACGATGAACGGGACGCTTTCGAGGTGGTGCTGTACCACGCGGCCCGCAAAGCCGGACTGCCCATCCTCGGGATCTGTCGGGGCATGCAGATCATCAACGTTTTTGAGGGAGGCAGCCTGTACCAGCACCTCCCCAACCACCCCGAGTTCTGGGGTGACCATGCACAGAAGGCCCTGCCCCCAAATCTGGCCCACGAGGTGATCCTTGAGCCGGACACCCGTCTGGCCCAGTATCACCCCGAGTTGCGCATTCGGGTGAACAGTTACCACCATCAAGGCGTGAAGGCTCTGGCCCCCACGTTGCAGGTGGCAGCCACGAGCACAGACGGACTGGTGGAAGCCTATCAGGGAGACGGCATTTTTGCGGTGCAATGGCATCCGGAACTCACCTTCCAGAAGCATCCCCATCACCTTGCACCGTTTCAGGTCCTGATGGAGATGCTGAAAGTTCAGGTGTGA
- a CDS encoding ATP-binding protein, translating to MNPFEIIGHQDVLDTLRGQTSHAFMLLGPHRVGRKAVAHYIAALANCAYGTACGTCPSCLAIARGTHTDVMEVGPKSETSSGKQARRKIIPVKVITGRRDEQNEYDQHVVEWLHIAPYTRRKVVIFDGAEHFNAEAANAMLKTLEEPPHRAMFVFIAEDQQRVLPTIVSRCARIFVPPVREAEMQQALLQLEGNLDPELLEFAAGRPGVLFEREAVRSALQQAREMVQALENGMLDALQASEKLEKSFNPEWHPEALLFAFRHHPLSVRAKADQALSEALDALEQYANPGLVFQVLALKWREALGLH from the coding sequence ATGAACCCTTTTGAGATCATCGGACATCAGGATGTGCTGGACACCTTGCGCGGTCAGACCAGTCACGCTTTCATGCTGCTCGGACCACACCGGGTGGGGCGCAAAGCGGTGGCCCATTACATCGCTGCTCTGGCCAATTGTGCGTATGGAACGGCCTGCGGCACCTGTCCTTCCTGTCTTGCCATCGCCAGAGGCACCCACACCGATGTGATGGAGGTGGGTCCCAAAAGCGAAACCAGCTCGGGCAAGCAGGCAAGGCGCAAAATCATTCCGGTCAAGGTGATCACAGGGCGCCGGGATGAACAGAACGAATACGACCAGCATGTGGTGGAATGGCTGCACATCGCACCCTACACCCGCCGCAAAGTGGTGATTTTCGATGGGGCAGAGCACTTCAATGCAGAGGCCGCCAACGCCATGCTGAAAACGCTGGAAGAACCTCCGCACCGGGCCATGTTTGTGTTCATTGCCGAAGACCAGCAGAGGGTGCTGCCCACCATCGTTTCCCGCTGTGCCCGCATTTTTGTGCCTCCAGTCCGTGAAGCCGAAATGCAGCAGGCTTTGCTGCAACTCGAAGGCAACCTTGACCCAGAGTTGCTGGAATTCGCAGCAGGCCGTCCGGGAGTGCTTTTCGAGCGTGAAGCGGTCCGTTCAGCCCTCCAGCAAGCCAGAGAAATGGTTCAGGCTCTGGAAAATGGCATGCTGGATGCGTTGCAGGCTTCAGAAAAGCTGGAGAAGTCCTTCAACCCAGAGTGGCATCCTGAAGCCCTTTTGTTCGCTTTCCGACACCATCCCCTGTCGGTGCGGGCCAAAGCGGATCAGGCCCTTTCAGAAGCGCTGGACGCGCTGGAGCAGTACGCCAATCCGGGTCTGGTGTTTCAGGTGCTGGCCCTGAAGTGGCGCGAAGCTCTGGGTTTGCACTGA
- a CDS encoding metallophosphoesterase family protein, translated as MRTLIFSDIHANLEAFDAILKDAEKRKYDRMVFLGDAIGYGGSPVEVMQRLREIGVPSIQGNHEANLIRLTRNQQLMINAPAQLALKWQLDQLSDQDVQTIHAWAKTLRLDTKNERFTDLLCVHGSPSNPDKYLDSTSHAREEFTLWDGRVCFYGHTHVPMIYSTLEGPVGEWVKSAPMKGNARAVMPPRARWMLNPGSVGQPRDGDPRASYGIFDDAGAVFEVFRVEYDFQTAGRKILDAGLPSGLADRLIIGR; from the coding sequence ATGCGCACCCTGATTTTCTCTGACATTCACGCCAATCTCGAAGCCTTTGATGCCATCCTCAAAGACGCCGAGAAGCGCAAATACGACCGCATGGTGTTTTTGGGCGATGCCATCGGTTATGGTGGCAGCCCGGTGGAGGTCATGCAGCGTTTGCGTGAAATCGGGGTGCCCAGCATTCAGGGAAACCACGAAGCCAACCTGATCCGCCTGACCCGCAACCAGCAATTGATGATCAATGCGCCAGCACAGTTGGCCCTCAAATGGCAGTTGGACCAGCTTTCCGATCAGGATGTGCAAACCATCCATGCGTGGGCCAAAACCTTGCGTCTGGACACCAAAAATGAGCGGTTCACCGACCTGTTGTGTGTGCACGGCAGTCCATCCAACCCAGACAAGTACCTCGACAGCACCTCCCATGCCCGAGAGGAATTCACCCTCTGGGATGGGCGGGTGTGCTTTTATGGCCACACCCACGTTCCCATGATTTACTCCACCCTGGAAGGTCCGGTCGGAGAGTGGGTCAAGAGTGCCCCCATGAAAGGCAATGCCAGAGCGGTGATGCCGCCCCGTGCCCGCTGGATGCTGAACCCCGGCAGTGTGGGCCAACCCAGAGACGGAGATCCCAGAGCCAGTTATGGCATCTTCGATGATGCAGGCGCGGTTTTTGAAGTGTTCCGTGTGGAATACGATTTTCAGACAGCGGGTCGCAAAATTCTGGACGCGGGTTTGCCCTCTGGGCTGGCAGACCGCCTGATCATTGGCCGATGA
- a CDS encoding quinone-dependent dihydroorotate dehydrogenase, giving the protein MLYPLVKPFFFSQDPEHIHEQVMKGLIAVSKVPALQTALEPFTVFEDPRLKIDRFGLTFPNPIGLAAGFDKNALAVRAWPALGFGFLEVGTITALAQSGNPKPRLFRLPEDLALINRMGFNNDGAEVVAERLQNLGLQQHPLKIPLGINVGKSKVTELEQAPEDYRASMTRLSPYADYFVVNVSSPNTPGLRQLQDKDKLAELLAVATHPEVSSGKPVLLKIAPDLTDSQIDEVIELTRAYPLAGLILTNTTISREGLSRDPQETGGLSGKPLTARSFEVLKYVRAAVGKTLPLVSVGGIFTPDEAYWRLRAGACLLQVYTSFIYEGPQLASHLNRGILDRLKADGFARLEDAIGVDA; this is encoded by the coding sequence ATGTTGTACCCACTGGTCAAACCATTTTTTTTCTCACAGGACCCGGAGCACATCCACGAGCAGGTGATGAAGGGCCTGATCGCTGTTTCGAAAGTTCCGGCCTTGCAAACGGCGCTGGAACCTTTCACAGTTTTTGAAGATCCCCGTCTGAAAATCGATCGTTTTGGACTGACTTTTCCCAATCCCATCGGTCTGGCAGCAGGGTTTGACAAGAACGCTCTGGCGGTGCGGGCCTGGCCTGCTCTGGGATTTGGTTTTCTGGAAGTGGGCACCATCACAGCCCTTGCCCAGAGCGGCAACCCCAAACCCCGGTTGTTCCGCTTGCCTGAAGACCTTGCCCTGATCAACCGCATGGGATTCAACAACGATGGGGCAGAGGTGGTCGCTGAGCGCCTGCAAAATCTGGGTTTGCAGCAGCATCCCCTGAAGATTCCTCTGGGCATCAACGTGGGCAAGTCCAAAGTCACCGAACTCGAACAGGCCCCCGAGGATTACCGGGCCAGCATGACCCGCCTGAGCCCTTATGCCGATTACTTTGTGGTGAATGTGTCCAGTCCCAACACCCCCGGTTTGCGCCAACTGCAAGACAAGGACAAACTGGCCGAGCTTCTGGCGGTGGCCACCCATCCAGAGGTGTCCTCCGGCAAACCTGTGCTGCTGAAAATCGCCCCTGACCTCACGGATTCCCAGATCGATGAAGTGATTGAACTGACCCGGGCTTATCCTCTGGCTGGACTGATCCTCACCAACACCACCATTTCCAGAGAGGGCCTGAGCCGGGATCCTCAGGAAACCGGAGGGCTCTCGGGCAAGCCGCTCACGGCCCGTTCTTTTGAGGTGCTCAAATATGTGCGGGCTGCGGTGGGCAAAACCTTGCCTCTGGTCTCTGTGGGTGGCATTTTCACCCCCGACGAGGCGTACTGGAGGCTGCGTGCTGGGGCCTGCTTGCTGCAGGTGTATACCTCTTTCATTTATGAAGGGCCACAGCTGGCTTCTCATCTGAACCGGGGCATTCTGGACCGTCTCAAGGCCGATGGGTTTGCCCGTCTGGAGGATGCCATCGGCGTGGATGCCTGA
- a CDS encoding Stp1/IreP family PP2C-type Ser/Thr phosphatase, with product MHSIGYDGTVKPGALNVSYLTDQGRIRNLNEDAILTLTLPYGGLYAVADGMGGHRSGDYASQLALKELQQTYAKEKSPNPHRILQAVEAANHAVYQASRAPDKRGMGTTLTTVLIEHNYAWIANIGDSRAYLYRDGHLIQVTRDHSWVAEQVRAGIITEEEALKHTMRNVLINAMGSSRDVKLDLYMQELQYGDILLICTDGIHGMLMDSQIEHVLKTAPFTEDKVKHLVHEANEAGGIDNISAIVIEVQKLRPQKPPIKSYNIPQNPQGLQYYYDLFGTKQQGNLLWLWVMLGGLVLLIIEVIVLTQYMPNN from the coding sequence GTGCACAGCATCGGTTATGATGGAACCGTGAAGCCCGGTGCCCTCAACGTGTCATACCTCACCGACCAGGGAAGAATCCGAAACCTGAACGAGGATGCCATCCTGACCCTGACCTTGCCTTATGGCGGCCTTTATGCCGTGGCAGATGGGATGGGAGGACACCGCTCTGGCGATTATGCCAGCCAGCTGGCGCTCAAAGAACTCCAGCAAACCTATGCCAAAGAGAAAAGCCCCAATCCACACCGGATTCTGCAGGCTGTGGAGGCCGCCAACCATGCGGTGTATCAGGCCTCCCGAGCCCCCGACAAAAGGGGCATGGGCACCACCCTCACCACCGTCCTGATCGAGCACAACTACGCATGGATCGCCAACATCGGAGACTCCAGAGCCTACCTGTACCGGGACGGTCACCTGATTCAGGTGACCCGAGACCACTCGTGGGTTGCCGAACAGGTGCGTGCAGGCATCATCACCGAAGAAGAAGCCCTGAAACACACCATGCGCAACGTGCTGATCAACGCCATGGGCAGTTCCAGAGACGTGAAACTGGACCTGTACATGCAAGAACTGCAGTACGGCGACATCTTGCTGATTTGCACCGATGGCATCCACGGCATGCTGATGGACAGCCAGATTGAACACGTCCTCAAAACCGCACCCTTCACCGAAGACAAAGTCAAACATCTGGTGCACGAAGCCAACGAGGCCGGAGGCATCGACAACATCTCGGCCATTGTCATCGAAGTGCAAAAACTGCGGCCCCAGAAACCTCCCATCAAGAGTTACAACATCCCCCAGAACCCACAGGGTCTGCAGTACTACTATGACCTGTTCGGCACCAAACAACAGGGCAACTTGCTGTGGCTCTGGGTGATGCTGGGCGGTCTGGTGCTGTTGATCATCGAAGTGATTGTGCTGACCCAGTACATGCCCAACAACTGA
- a CDS encoding RidA family protein → MKERINTSEAPAALGPYSQAIRYGNLVFLSGQIPLDTSNQVVGETVTDQTHQVFKNLIAVLTAAGTDLSKVMKVTVFLKDMNTFAEMNTVFAQYMPEPYPARSTIEVARLPRDVLVEIECIALVE, encoded by the coding sequence ATGAAAGAACGCATCAACACTTCAGAAGCTCCTGCAGCACTCGGACCCTATTCTCAGGCCATTCGTTACGGCAACCTGGTGTTCCTGAGCGGCCAGATTCCCCTTGACACCAGCAACCAAGTGGTCGGAGAAACCGTCACCGACCAGACCCATCAGGTCTTCAAAAACCTGATTGCCGTGCTGACCGCGGCAGGCACCGACCTCAGCAAGGTCATGAAAGTGACCGTGTTCCTCAAAGACATGAACACCTTCGCCGAAATGAACACGGTGTTCGCCCAGTACATGCCCGAGCCTTACCCTGCCCGCAGCACCATCGAAGTGGCCCGTCTGCCCAGAGACGTGCTTGTCGAGATTGAGTGCATTGCTCTGGTGGAGTGA
- the era gene encoding GTPase Era, translated as MTDAQNTSTHSGFIAIVGKPNVGKSTLLNNMLGVKVAPITNRPQTTRRGIRGILTEDQYQIVFVDTPGMHKAKDALGKYMNEEIQAALSDVDAILWIVDLRHPPTEEDVMVSRTIKDIDKPLIVVGNKLDAAKYPEEALRLYTNLLGDREFGTRTLSAQEHPESLLDLRLQLFSLLPENPFFFDEKSRSDQSRENWAAEIIREEAMKRLEEELPYAVATRVTDWEDRPDGIIEIYCDVIVERPGHKAIVIGKGASKLKEIGQGARKQLEVFLNTKIFLKLHVKVMPNWREDPEALRQLGYE; from the coding sequence GTGACTGACGCTCAAAACACCTCCACCCACTCCGGTTTCATTGCCATTGTTGGCAAGCCCAACGTGGGTAAATCCACCCTGCTCAACAACATGCTCGGGGTCAAAGTTGCCCCGATCACCAATCGCCCACAGACCACCCGTCGGGGCATTCGGGGCATCCTCACCGAAGACCAGTACCAGATTGTTTTCGTGGACACCCCCGGCATGCACAAAGCCAAAGACGCTCTGGGCAAGTACATGAACGAAGAAATTCAGGCCGCCCTGAGTGACGTGGATGCCATCCTCTGGATTGTGGATTTGCGCCACCCTCCCACCGAGGAAGATGTGATGGTCTCCCGAACCATCAAAGACATCGACAAACCCCTGATTGTGGTTGGCAACAAACTGGACGCTGCCAAGTACCCAGAGGAAGCCCTCCGCCTGTACACCAACCTGCTCGGGGACCGCGAGTTCGGCACCCGCACCCTGAGCGCACAGGAGCACCCCGAGTCTTTGCTGGACCTGCGCTTGCAACTGTTCAGCCTGCTTCCTGAAAACCCCTTCTTCTTCGACGAAAAAAGCCGCAGCGACCAGTCCCGTGAAAACTGGGCTGCCGAAATCATCCGTGAAGAGGCCATGAAGCGCCTCGAAGAAGAATTGCCTTACGCTGTGGCCACCCGTGTCACCGACTGGGAAGACCGCCCGGACGGCATCATTGAAATTTACTGCGATGTGATCGTGGAACGTCCCGGCCACAAAGCCATCGTGATCGGCAAAGGGGCCAGCAAACTCAAAGAAATTGGTCAGGGGGCCAGAAAGCAACTGGAAGTCTTCCTGAACACCAAAATCTTCCTGAAGCTGCACGTCAAGGTCATGCCCAACTGGCGTGAAGACCCCGAGGCCTTGCGTCAACTCGGGTACGAGTAA
- the dcd gene encoding dCTP deaminase, which yields MSILPDWRIRELAREGMIEPFEERLVRNAQNAGVISYGLSSFGYDLRCAPEWKVFVNAFNTVVDPKEFDPKGFIDVVSDEIIIPPNSFVLARSVEYLKIPDTVMVVALGKSTYARCGIVANVTPLEPGWEGHVTLEFSNTTPLPAKMYANEGCVQLLFFEGERPEVTYRDRGGKYQGQTGVTLPKL from the coding sequence ATGAGCATTCTTCCTGACTGGCGAATCAGAGAACTGGCAAGAGAGGGCATGATCGAGCCCTTCGAGGAGCGTCTGGTGCGCAACGCCCAGAACGCCGGAGTGATCAGTTACGGTCTCTCCAGTTTCGGCTATGACCTGCGGTGTGCCCCCGAGTGGAAGGTGTTTGTGAACGCCTTCAACACCGTGGTGGACCCCAAAGAATTTGACCCCAAAGGCTTCATTGATGTGGTTTCCGATGAAATCATCATTCCGCCCAACAGCTTTGTGCTGGCCCGCAGCGTCGAATACCTGAAGATTCCCGACACTGTGATGGTGGTGGCCCTCGGGAAAAGCACGTATGCACGCTGCGGGATCGTCGCGAATGTAACGCCCTTGGAGCCCGGCTGGGAAGGCCATGTGACGTTGGAGTTCTCCAACACCACCCCCCTGCCTGCCAAGATGTACGCCAATGAAGGCTGCGTGCAACTGCTGTTCTTCGAAGGCGAACGCCCCGAGGTCACGTACCGGGACCGTGGCGGCAAGTATCAGGGGCAAACAGGCGTGACCCTGCCCAAGCTGTAA
- a CDS encoding anti-sigma factor domain-containing protein, translated as MTAIAKRKTRTFLPWVALIGLVVVGGVWFGLPYLTGSFATPQEKESLLIQDWMKSGAEMLPVQKEEDAPFASLLKKPDGQALLVLNKEASSGNSYQAWSVKGSDIESLGVVPLRTLQVNTAGMDALMVSLEGSGGNDTPTNILGDVDLK; from the coding sequence ATGACTGCAATCGCCAAACGCAAAACCAGAACTTTTTTGCCGTGGGTGGCCCTCATCGGCCTTGTGGTGGTGGGAGGGGTGTGGTTTGGCCTGCCTTACCTGACAGGCAGTTTTGCCACCCCTCAGGAAAAAGAAAGCCTTTTGATTCAGGACTGGATGAAGTCAGGTGCAGAAATGCTGCCTGTGCAGAAAGAAGAAGACGCCCCTTTCGCGTCATTGCTGAAAAAACCAGATGGACAGGCTTTGCTGGTCCTCAACAAAGAAGCCTCCTCAGGCAACAGTTATCAGGCATGGAGTGTGAAGGGCAGCGACATCGAATCGTTGGGTGTGGTGCCCTTGCGAACCCTGCAAGTGAACACCGCAGGCATGGATGCCCTGATGGTGTCTCTGGAAGGTTCTGGAGGCAATGACACGCCCACCAACATCCTCGGGGATGTGGACTTGAAGTGA
- a CDS encoding catalase: protein MSDPNPDDSVINPNTEEQTLTTRQGHPVTDNQNLRTVGSRGPTTLENYHFLEKITHFDRERIPERVVHARGAGAHGFFEAYGKVGDEPISRYTRAKLFQEAGKRTPVFVRFSTVIHGNHSPETLRDPRGFAVKFYTEEGNWDLVGNNLKIFFIRDAMKFPDLVHAFKPDPVTNIQDPERIFDFISQTPEATHMITFLFSPWGIPANYREMQGSGVNTYKWVNAEGKAVLVKYHWEPRQGIRNLTADEAALIQGKNFSHATQDLYEAIEKGDFPEWELCVQIMSDDAHPELDFDPLDPTKLWPQEQFPFLPVGRMVLDRNPIDYHAEVEQVAFGTGVLVDGLDFSDDKLLQGRTFSYSDTQRYRVGSNYLQLPVNAPKTHVATNQRGGQMAYHVDLAEGQNPHVNYEPSTLGGLKEAAPSGKEHTPHIEGPLVRQKIERTNDFAQAGETYRRHNDAERNDLISNLVSALKDCQPHIQQQMVKHFTLADEDYGRQVAEGLEMDFLSFKEGLAKGVEQAHKESIEGEVY from the coding sequence ATGAGTGACCCGAATCCAGATGACTCCGTGATCAACCCCAACACTGAGGAGCAAACCCTGACCACCCGTCAGGGGCATCCAGTGACCGACAACCAGAATTTGCGCACGGTGGGCAGCCGGGGTCCCACCACACTGGAAAACTACCATTTTCTGGAAAAAATCACCCACTTTGATCGTGAGCGCATCCCCGAGCGGGTGGTCCATGCCCGTGGGGCCGGAGCCCACGGTTTTTTTGAGGCTTATGGCAAGGTGGGCGATGAACCCATCTCCAGATACACCCGTGCAAAACTCTTTCAGGAGGCTGGAAAACGCACACCGGTTTTTGTGCGCTTCTCCACGGTGATCCACGGGAACCACTCACCCGAGACCCTGCGTGACCCCCGGGGTTTTGCGGTGAAGTTTTACACCGAGGAAGGCAACTGGGATCTGGTCGGCAACAACCTCAAGATCTTCTTCATCCGGGATGCCATGAAGTTTCCCGATCTGGTGCATGCCTTCAAGCCCGATCCGGTGACCAACATTCAGGACCCCGAGCGGATTTTTGACTTCATCTCCCAGACGCCCGAGGCCACCCACATGATCACTTTCCTGTTTTCCCCGTGGGGCATTCCAGCCAATTACCGCGAAATGCAGGGCAGTGGCGTGAACACCTACAAATGGGTGAACGCGGAAGGCAAAGCGGTGCTGGTCAAGTACCACTGGGAGCCCAGGCAGGGCATCCGCAACCTGACCGCCGATGAGGCTGCGCTGATTCAGGGGAAAAACTTCAGCCATGCCACACAGGACCTGTATGAGGCCATCGAAAAAGGGGATTTCCCTGAATGGGAACTCTGCGTGCAAATCATGTCCGATGATGCCCATCCTGAGCTGGACTTTGATCCCCTTGATCCGACCAAACTCTGGCCACAAGAACAGTTTCCTTTCCTGCCTGTGGGAAGGATGGTGCTGGACCGCAACCCAATTGACTACCATGCCGAGGTGGAGCAGGTGGCGTTTGGAACCGGGGTGCTGGTGGATGGCCTTGATTTCTCCGATGACAAACTGCTGCAAGGACGCACTTTTTCGTACTCTGATACCCAGAGGTACCGGGTGGGCAGCAACTACCTGCAACTCCCTGTGAATGCTCCGAAAACCCATGTGGCCACCAACCAGAGGGGTGGGCAGATGGCCTACCACGTGGACCTTGCAGAAGGCCAGAACCCCCACGTGAATTATGAACCTTCCACACTGGGGGGCCTGAAAGAAGCTGCACCCTCCGGAAAAGAGCACACCCCGCACATCGAAGGGCCTCTGGTCCGTCAAAAAATCGAACGCACCAACGATTTTGCACAGGCCGGAGAAACCTACCGGCGCCACAACGACGCCGAACGCAACGATCTGATCTCCAATCTGGTCAGTGCCCTCAAAGACTGCCAACCCCACATCCAGCAACAGATGGTCAAGCACTTCACTCTGGCGGATGAGGATTACGGACGCCAGGTGGCTGAAGGTCTGGAAATGGACTTCCTGAGTTTCAAGGAGGGTCTGGCAAAAGGTGTAGAGCAGGCCCACAAAGAAAGCATCGAAGGGGAAGTGTACTGA